The Thermobispora bispora DSM 43833 genome window below encodes:
- a CDS encoding polysaccharide deacetylase family protein has protein sequence MWSWIKKASTVSLAAALAAGIPAAASAEPAAARQTVVALTFDDGTADHARVAKMLRERGLRGTFYVNSGRLGRRGYLTAADLRSMAKAGHEIGGHTREHVRLAHLSPDQQRRQICEDRRALFRLGLKVRSFAYPFGNFDQTSRELAMYCGYTSARGINGLYRPDTCRSCPYAETIPPADLALVRTTSQTRMPRTARNLAASVTRAQAHGGGLVTFVFHRIRDDKRDQYATSPKEFTRFIDWLARQQKAKKVVVKPLGEVVGGRVWPVPGDS, from the coding sequence ATGTGGTCGTGGATCAAGAAGGCGTCGACGGTCTCCCTCGCCGCGGCGCTCGCCGCCGGCATTCCGGCGGCCGCCTCCGCCGAGCCGGCGGCCGCGAGGCAGACGGTGGTCGCCCTCACCTTCGACGACGGCACCGCCGATCACGCCCGAGTCGCCAAGATGCTCCGCGAACGCGGGCTGCGGGGGACGTTCTACGTCAACAGCGGCCGGCTCGGCCGGCGCGGCTACCTCACCGCGGCCGACCTGCGGTCCATGGCGAAGGCCGGGCACGAGATCGGCGGCCACACCAGGGAGCACGTCCGCCTCGCCCACCTCAGCCCCGACCAGCAGCGGCGCCAGATCTGCGAGGACCGGCGGGCGCTGTTCCGCCTCGGCCTCAAGGTGCGGTCGTTCGCCTACCCGTTCGGCAACTTCGACCAGACGAGCCGCGAGCTCGCCATGTACTGCGGGTACACCTCGGCGCGCGGCATCAACGGCCTCTACCGGCCGGACACCTGCCGGTCCTGCCCGTACGCCGAGACGATCCCGCCCGCCGACCTCGCGCTGGTGCGGACCACCTCGCAGACCCGGATGCCGCGCACCGCCCGCAACCTCGCCGCCTCCGTCACCCGGGCCCAGGCGCACGGCGGCGGGCTCGTCACCTTCGTCTTCCACCGCATCCGGGACGACAAGCGGGACCAGTACGCGACCAGCCCGAAGGAGTTCACCCGGTTCATCGACTGGCTGGCGCGGCAGCAGAAGGCGAAGAAGGTCGTGGTGAAGCCGCTGGGCGAGGTCGTCGGCGGCCGGGTCTGGCCCGTGCCCGGCGACTCCTGA